From a region of the Gemmatimonadota bacterium genome:
- a CDS encoding integration host factor subunit beta: protein MTKADIVARIAQSTGMTKVDTAEVLNALLDSISSALGRGEKIELRGFGIFKVKERKARVARNPKTGTGIRIPPCVVPVFKPSDHLKNRVQKEN from the coding sequence ATGACTAAGGCCGATATCGTGGCTCGCATCGCACAATCCACCGGGATGACCAAGGTGGACACCGCGGAAGTGCTGAACGCGTTGCTGGATTCGATTTCATCCGCGCTGGGAAGGGGCGAGAAGATCGAACTGCGTGGATTCGGCATTTTCAAGGTGAAGGAAAGGAAGGCGCGCGTCGCCCGCAATCCGAAAACCGGAACGGGGATCCGGATTCCACCCTGCGTGGTGCCGGTTTTCAAACCGTCAGATCATCTGAAAAACCGAGTACAGAAAGAAAACTAA